Proteins encoded in a region of the Desulfobotulus mexicanus genome:
- a CDS encoding NF038143 family protein: MEQTLALTLEEKQEIILAAEKRKAYALARELIQKPEASVWMILIPILFIHHAFNIQKYKKSIHGFAENYIKTREKALELAFYSMKEEKGVIINLENCFPSVEMHEEKEVRICEKQLEEIRLFFHHYKLLMDARGKSYEAMVKAAYGEAGKLKAFYNALEKAEKEVLRYVNKSFQTSEAALEVTKRMEKIAGGIREKEVKEVF; the protein is encoded by the coding sequence ATGGAGCAGACATTGGCACTTACACTGGAAGAAAAGCAGGAGATTATTCTGGCAGCAGAAAAACGTAAGGCTTATGCTTTGGCCCGGGAACTTATCCAGAAGCCGGAGGCTTCAGTATGGATGATTTTGATCCCCATACTGTTTATCCATCATGCCTTTAATATTCAGAAATATAAAAAGAGCATCCATGGTTTTGCGGAAAATTATATAAAAACCCGTGAGAAAGCACTGGAGCTGGCCTTTTATTCCATGAAGGAAGAAAAAGGGGTAATCATAAACCTTGAAAATTGTTTTCCTTCGGTGGAGATGCATGAGGAAAAGGAAGTTCGCATCTGTGAGAAACAGCTTGAGGAGATCCGTCTGTTCTTTCATCATTATAAGTTGCTGATGGATGCCCGGGGGAAGAGTTACGAAGCCATGGTCAAGGCAGCCTACGGCGAGGCCGGAAAGCTGAAAGCCTTTTACAATGCTTTGGAAAAGGCAGAAAAGGAAGTCTTGCGCTATGTTAACAAGAGCTTTCAGACCAGTGAGGCTGCTTTGGAAGTGACAAAGAGAATGGAAAAAATTGCTGGCGGTATCCGGGAGAAAGAAGTGAAGGAGGTTTTTTAA